In the genome of Solibacillus silvestris, one region contains:
- a CDS encoding histidine kinase has translation MIRIATSIVGKLWGTILLLVSFVLFIFTIFMLEFLENYHNEQSEASLRQTAAAIASIIDEEEIDDKQFAIISELLTETTNVLIAKNSDEILYARQEGINKEEIQQKIISSKAFEEVYASSEPIVEELKLPSNREEDASDTNYIVLGFPLKSVEDLHGAVFIYKNPDALHQTSNETTKIVVIAAAIAFILTTIFAFFLSSKITLPLRKMREHAFELAKGRFDSKIETKQNDEIGQLAVAFNQMGRQLKHHLEVINQEKEQLSSILTSMTDSVITFNRDKTILVSNPPAERLLQKWFVEKGLDSSKPIPDELYQMLDHVLNFEDQLDEEFEMGKSYYSITISPLYSRDSIRGAVAVIRDKTEETKLEKLKSDFIANVSHELRTPIAMLQGYSEAIIDGVVTTEEERIDMIRVIYDESQRMSRLVTDLLDLARMESGHMTLYKEEVPLVTVIERMTHKFDQTAKENHVQLQIETDFSDETLISIDEDRIEQVLTNLIDNAIRHTPADGSVTVSMINEQNYAKIQVKDTGQGIPQDDLPYVFERFYKADKARTRSKGGTGLGLAITKNIVEAHNGRISVDSVEQQGTTFTFYLPLP, from the coding sequence ATGATTAGAATAGCAACAAGTATTGTCGGGAAGCTATGGGGAACCATTTTGCTTCTCGTTTCATTTGTCCTGTTTATTTTCACCATTTTCATGTTGGAGTTTCTTGAAAACTATCATAACGAGCAGTCCGAGGCTTCATTAAGGCAAACAGCTGCAGCTATTGCGAGCATTATCGATGAGGAAGAAATCGATGATAAGCAGTTTGCGATTATTTCGGAATTATTAACGGAAACAACAAATGTACTTATCGCCAAAAATTCAGATGAAATATTGTATGCAAGACAAGAAGGAATCAATAAAGAAGAAATTCAGCAAAAAATCATAAGCAGTAAAGCATTTGAAGAAGTATATGCATCATCAGAGCCGATTGTAGAGGAACTGAAGCTGCCTTCAAATCGGGAAGAAGATGCGAGCGACACCAATTATATTGTATTAGGTTTCCCGCTGAAAAGTGTTGAAGACTTACATGGGGCCGTTTTTATATACAAAAATCCTGATGCGTTACACCAGACAAGTAATGAAACAACGAAAATTGTTGTTATAGCTGCAGCCATCGCATTTATATTGACGACCATTTTTGCATTTTTCCTATCTTCTAAAATAACGCTTCCATTGCGTAAAATGAGAGAGCATGCATTCGAATTGGCGAAAGGACGTTTCGATTCGAAAATTGAAACGAAGCAAAATGATGAAATTGGTCAGCTTGCCGTTGCGTTTAACCAGATGGGTCGCCAATTGAAGCATCATTTGGAAGTGATCAACCAGGAAAAAGAACAATTATCGAGTATTTTAACATCGATGACCGATTCCGTTATTACATTTAATCGTGATAAAACGATTTTAGTGAGCAATCCTCCTGCAGAGCGACTACTGCAAAAATGGTTCGTCGAAAAAGGATTGGACAGCTCCAAGCCGATACCTGATGAACTTTATCAAATGCTTGATCATGTATTGAATTTTGAAGATCAGCTGGACGAAGAGTTTGAAATGGGCAAATCCTATTACAGTATAACGATTAGTCCGCTGTACAGCAGGGACTCCATTCGTGGGGCAGTCGCTGTTATACGAGATAAAACCGAGGAAACAAAACTGGAAAAGCTGAAATCGGATTTTATCGCCAATGTTTCACATGAACTTCGAACACCAATCGCGATGCTTCAAGGCTATTCAGAGGCGATTATTGATGGGGTTGTGACAACAGAGGAAGAACGTATAGATATGATCCGTGTAATATATGATGAATCACAGCGTATGAGTCGTCTTGTAACAGATTTACTTGACTTGGCGCGGATGGAATCGGGACATATGACCCTGTATAAGGAAGAAGTACCATTAGTTACAGTTATTGAAAGAATGACACATAAGTTTGACCAAACAGCGAAAGAAAACCATGTGCAACTGCAGATTGAAACAGACTTTTCGGACGAAACGCTTATTTCGATTGATGAGGACCGCATCGAGCAAGTGTTAACGAACTTAATTGATAATGCGATTCGCCATACACCAGCCGATGGATCCGTGACTGTTTCTATGATAAATGAGCAAAATTACGCAAAAATTCAAGTGAAAGATACAGGGCAAGGCATTCCTCAAGATGATTTGCCATATGTATTCGAACGGTTCTACAAAGCTGATAAAGCACGTACTCGCTCAAAAGGCGGAACGGGCTTAGGTCTGGCCATTACGAAAAATATTGTGGAAGCACATAACGGAAGAATTTCTGTTGATAGTGTCGAACAGCAAGGTACAACCTTTACATTTTACTTGCCATTACCTTAA
- a CDS encoding RNA polymerase sigma factor SigX (Member of the extracytoplasmic function sigma factors which are active under specific conditions; binds with the catalytic core of RNA polymerase to produce the holoenzyme and directs bacterial core RNA polymerase to specific promoter elements to initiate transcription; in B. subtilis has been shown to regulate cell envelope modification and may effect antibiotic resistance): MQQSIFHRLYDTYHQDVFNFLFYLVKDRTTAEDLAHEVYVRVLKSYDRFEGKSSEKTWLFSIAKNVAIDYFRKKQVRDKHAFTAFDWETEQLVSPIPSPEQFTELNDQLHQLLVALEECSGDQKMVIIMRFIQELSIQETAEILGWTPGKVKTTQHRALKNLRLLLLAQEGREANPL; the protein is encoded by the coding sequence GTGCAGCAATCCATTTTCCATCGATTATACGATACGTATCATCAGGATGTTTTTAATTTTTTGTTCTACTTAGTAAAAGACCGTACCACAGCTGAGGATCTTGCCCATGAAGTGTATGTTCGTGTATTAAAATCATACGACCGTTTCGAAGGGAAAAGCTCTGAAAAAACCTGGCTGTTTTCAATAGCAAAAAATGTAGCGATCGATTATTTCAGAAAAAAACAAGTACGTGATAAGCATGCATTTACAGCATTTGATTGGGAGACAGAGCAACTCGTAAGCCCAATCCCTTCACCTGAACAATTTACCGAATTAAATGATCAGCTCCATCAATTATTGGTTGCATTGGAAGAATGTTCAGGAGATCAGAAAATGGTTATTATTATGCGATTTATTCAAGAACTGTCCATCCAGGAAACAGCTGAAATTTTAGGGTGGACGCCCGGCAAAGTTAAAACGACACAGCACCGTGCTTTAAAGAATCTACGGCTGCTATTGTTAGCGCAAGAAGGAAGGGAGGCGAATCCATTATGA